The proteins below are encoded in one region of Lactuca sativa cultivar Salinas chromosome 3, Lsat_Salinas_v11, whole genome shotgun sequence:
- the LOC128132718 gene encoding uncharacterized protein LOC128132718, whose translation MSPRSDRDWMYKRLDHGYLSTTYHASVKGFLDVAFSNEATVDGDYIRCPCFKCKNMYYKTRGDVELHLLQNGFTPNYTTWWAHGERNTISQHEEESSNPMQDPMEDDDDDVNGCTQMLMYVMEELPNPNAKGFYDMLEDADEPLWDGCENYSKLQAATELLHWKSEYNISEAAYDHILPIIKRMLPKGEKLVENFYETKKLLKIIRLPEKKIHACKNHCMIFYGADSDLTKCRVCDHDRYKSGKLPYLVMRYLPIAPRLQRLYLTKKTAKQMTWHYEHQTEPGLMVHPSDGEAWKHFDSMHQEFSSEPRNVRLRLCTDGFSPNNSNTTPYSCWPVFLSIYNLPPWMCLKEPYVQLSIVIPGKKSPGQNIDVFLRPLIDD comes from the exons ATGTCACCACGTAGTGATAGAGATTGGATGTACAAAAGGTTAGATCATGGGTATCTTAGCACAACATATCATGCATCCGTCAAAGGATTTTTGGATGTTGCTTTTTCTAATGAAGCAACTGTTGATGGGGATTATATTAGATGTCCTTGTTTTAAATGCAAGAACATGTATTATAAAACAAGAGGTGATGTAGAGCTTCACTTGTTACAAAACGGTTTCACTCCTAATTACACAACTTGGTGGGCACATGGTGAAAGAAATACGATATCTCAGCATGAGGAAGAATCTTCTAATCCGATGCAGGATCCGatggaagatgatgatgatgatgttaatgGGTGTACACAAATGTTGATGTATGTAATGGAGGAACTCCCGAATCCAAATGCCAAGGGGTTCTATGATATGTTGGAAGATGCTgatgaacctttgtgggatggATGtgaaaattattcaaaattacaaGCTGCAACAGAGTTGTTGCATTGGAAGTCAGAATACAATATATCTGAGGCTGCTTATGATCACATACTTCCTATAATTAAGCGGATGCTACCCAAAGGTGAGAAACTAGTTGAGAACTTCTATGAGACGAAGAAGCTTTTGAAAATAATTAGACTCCCAGAAAAAAAGATCCATGCTTGCAAAAACCATTGCATGATATTCTATGGGGCAGATTCTGATTTGACTAAGTGTCGAGTGTGTGATCATGATCGGTACAAGAGTGGCAAACTGCCTTATTTGGTTATGAGATACTTGCCGATTGCTCCTAGACTCCAAAGGTTGTATTTGACAAAAAAGACGGCAAAGCAAATGACATGGCACTATGAACATCAAACGGAACCGGGTTTGATGGTCCATCCAAGTGATGGTGAGGCTTGGAAGCATTTCGACTCAATGCATCAAGAATTTTCAAGTGAACCACGGAATGTTCGCCTTAGGCTATGCACCGATGGGTTCAGTCCAAATAACTCAAATACAACCCCGTATTCATGTTGGCCTGTTTTCCTTTCAATTTATAACTTGCCTCCTTGGATGTGCTTAAAAGAACCATATGTTCAATTAAGCATAGTTATTCCTGGAAAAAAGAGCCCAGGTCAAAATATAGATGTGTTTCTCAGGCCGCTAATTGACGA TTAG
- the LOC111920791 gene encoding uncharacterized protein LOC111920791: MVVNHVGLTAIENFYLNNTHIGVTKQDFWLIRLSDLAPPPILTGDQIWEQVRHFPTVYEGKPFRAKNAKLPGFGITHNWVKRSIFWELPYWRKLLIRHNLDSMHIETNVFENLFNTVMDTPKSKDNMNARKDIEMYCNRVQWHTWKKGNKDMKNRASFALSKEQVAKICQWLIKLKFPDGYASNLGGCVNVDDNSFYKFKSHECHVFLQRLLPISLRGMVPNSTWDAITELCTFFRVICSRVLRVDDLQRLQTTIVETICKLEKIFPPGFFDSMEHLVIHLAREAMLGGPVQYRWMYLYERKLGSMKRKIKNHAKVEGSIVEAYMIGEISTFCSQYFLPTIETRLNRESRNFAPDIPSYTMVDSRLSIFKVPSRRLFEKSGQCRPLTDDEMRIAHNYILINCVEVLPFLRLFENYVIQSQPDMDDGAFERFRDQHFAKWFKDHVFQQSNDINQHLKCLARGPLRHVRSYKGYFVNGYKFHTEKYGDGRATHNSGVCVRGTCYNETECDYYGLLDEVLEVEYQGIGRCVVVLFKCTWFNPTEGVRVDRKHNLVDIKYKSRLRNEDPFILASQAEQVYYAPYPAMKDLKDWWAVVMTKPRGVYDLRQCVTEEDDDDDEEDQFFQESEATLPSTSSGANEVARPLSHVIEGEIEEVNDNDIEREEDEEVDDNLDDSSEDDIEDENICDDNSDDE; the protein is encoded by the exons ATGGTAGTAAACCATGTTGGTTTGACTGCCATCGAAAATTTTTACCTGAACAACACACATATCGGGGTGACAAAACAGGATTTCTGGCTAATAAGGTTGAGCGATCTAGCCCCCCCACCAATATTAACCGGTGATCAGATTTGGGAGCAAGTACGACACTTTCCAACTGTTTATGAAGGCAAACCTTTTAGAGCAAAGAATGCAAAATTGCCTGGTTTCGGGATTACTCATAATTGGGTTAAGAGGAGCATCTTTTGGGAGCTACCATATTGGCGGAAGTTGTTAATACGACACAACCTTGATTCCATGCACATTGAGacaaatgtgtttgaaaatctTTTCAACACCGTGATGGACACTCCGAAAAGCAAAGACAACATGAATGCAAGAAAAGATATAGAAATGTATTGCAATCGAGTGCAATGGCATACATGGAAGAAGGGAAATAAGGATATGAAAAATAGAGCATCATTTGCTTTGAGCAAAGAACAAGTAGCTAAAATATGCCAATGGTTGATTAAACTTAAATTCCCGGACGGATACGCCTCAAACTTGGGGGGGTGCGTTAATGTAGATGATAATAGCTTTTACAAATTCAAGAGTCACGAGTGCCATGTATTTCTTCAAAGATTGTTGCCTATTTCTCTAAGAGGTATGGTGCCAAACTCAACATGGGATGCAATTACAGAGTTGTGTACATTCTTTCGTGTAATATGTTCAAGGGTGTTACGCGTAGATGACTTACAACGCTTGCAAACTACTATTGTTGAAACCATTTGCAAGTTGGAAAAAATATTTCCACCTGGATTCTTTGATTCAATGGAGCATCTTGTTATCCACTTAGCTCGAGAAGCTATGCTTGGTGGTCCGGTTCAATATAGGTGGATGTATCTTTATGAAAG GAAATTGGGATCAATGAAAAGAAAGATAAAAAACCATGCGAAGGTTGAGGGGTCCATTGTTGAGGCTTACATGATTGGAGAAATATCAACTTTTTGCTCACAATACTTTTTGCCTACAATTGAAACCCGGTTGAATCGTGAGTCGCGTAATTTTGCCCCAGACATTCCTAGTTATACCATGGTCGACTCTCGATTAAGCATTTTCAAAGTTCCATCTCGAAGATTATTCGAAAAAAGTGGTCAATGCAGGCCTTTGACAGATGATGAGATGCGTATTGCTCATAATTACATCTTGATCAATTGTGTTGAGGTTCTACCTTTTTTAAG gtTGTTTGAAAATTATGTGATCCAAAGCCAACCTGATATGGATGATGGAGCATTTGAAAGGTTTAGGGATCAACATTTTGCTAAGTGGTTTAAAGATCAT GTTTTTCAACAATCAAATGATATCAATCAACATCTGAAATGCCTTGCACGAGGACCATTACGACATGTTAGGTCCTATAAAGGATACTTTGTCAATGGTTACAAGTTTCATACTGAAAAATATGGTGATGGACGGGCCACACACAATAGTGGTGTATGTGTAAGAGGTACTTGTTACAATGAGACTGAGTGTGACTATTATGGGTTGTTGGATGAGGTCTTGGAAGTAGAATATCAAGGCATAGGGCGTTGTGTCGTAGTATTATTCAAGTGTACATGGTTTAACCCTACTGAAGGGGTACGTGTGGATCGAAAGCATAATTTGGTTGATATTAAATACAAATCAAGGCTAAGAAATGAAGATCCGTTTATCCTAGCGTCACAAGCAGAACAAGTGTATTATGCACCATATCCTGCAATGAAGGATTTAAAAGATTGGTGGGCTGTCGTCATGACGAAACCAAGGGGTGTATATGATCTACGCCAATGTGTtactgaagaagatgatgatgatgatgaagaggaCCAATTCTTTCAAGAAAGTGAAGCGACTTTACCTTCTACAAGTAGCGGTGCAAATGAGGTGGCACGACCCCTTTCTCATGTAATTGAAGGAGAAATAGAAGAAGTTAATGACAATGACATTGAGagagaagaggatgaagaagttgaTGATAACTTGGATGATTCATCCGAAGATGATATTGAAGATGAAAACATATGTGATGATAATTCTGATGATGAGTAA
- the LOC111920792 gene encoding uncharacterized protein LOC111920792 encodes MKKRFPDVMQRAREASLKLAKAANVNASLEGDLNLLKDYRPNWIKKEYWEKMINEVWTTSKWKRLSQSGKNNRNKLEDGSVSKHTGGSISIRQHKKRMQAMLKRPPTGVELYARLHTKRSTQEYITPKAAKVKEAYESAMVAKFGDDTSCHPLLDNETWCDVSGGVKKGRIYGFGSVSDPASFLEGTSSTITSQEVVYERVRNEMRGEMDAKAAEMEAKHQQMREEMDAKAAAIDAKQQQIDAKYEAMEKMYAALQNMMGN; translated from the exons ATGAAGAAACGATTTCCTGACGTAATGCAAAGAGCACGTGAAGCATCTTTAAAACTTGCCAAAGCTGCAAATGTGAATGCCTCACTAGAAGGTGATTTAAATTTGCTAAAGGACTATCGCCCAAATTGGATAAAAAAGGAGTATTGGGAAAAAATGATTAATGAAGTGTGGACCACATCCAAATGGAAACGTTTATCACAATCAGGGAAAAATAACAGAAATAAATTAGAAGATGGCTCTGTTTCCAAACATACCGGGGGTTCTATATCTATTCGTCAACATAAGAAAAGAATG CAAGCAATGCTTAAACGCCCTCCTACAGGAGTTGAACTTTATGCAAGGTTGCACACTAAACGGTCTACTCAAGAGTACATTACACCAAAGGCAGCTAAAGTTAAG GAGGCTTATGAAAGTGCTATGGTGGCTAAGTTTGGTGATGATACTAGTTGCCACCCCCTCTTGGATAATGAAACATGGTGTGATGTTTCCGGAGGAGTCAAGAAAGGAAGAATATATGGATTCGGATCTGTGTCTGATCCAGCGAGCTTTTTGGAAGGAACATCTAGTACAATAACATCCCAAGAG GTTGTCTATGAACGTGTACGAAATGAGATGCGTGGCGAAATGGATGCTAAAGCTGCAGAAATGGAAGCTAAACATCAACAAATGCGTGAGGAAATGGATGCCAAAGCTGCAGCAATAGATGCCAAACAACAACAAATTGATGCAAAATATGAAGCAATGGAGAAGATGTATGCAGCCTTGCAAAATATGATGGGAAATTGA